CGCTATTTGAAAAAACACCTATATAAAAGCAACCATACAATGGATACACAAATCTCATACGCTGTGAATCAAATTAATGCGCATGAAGGCAAGATATCCATAAGCCATTTAATGGACGAAGTTAATCTGTGCCAACGACACTTTGAACGAAAATTCAAGTTACATACAGGTTTCACTCCTCAAAAATATAATAGTATAGTAAAATTCAAGAATGCGATTAAAATATTGAGGAACGAATCATTCGACAACCTTTTATCAGTAGCAGTAAAAGCCGGATATTATGATGCTTCTCATTTATCAAGAGAAGTGAAAAAGTTATCCGGTAGTACTCCAAATTTCTTTTTATCATTACCACCCGATAATGAGACTACTATTATTTATACAAAATAAAAAAGTCGAATTCATCCAATACCCGTGTCTTACTATCCTTTATATTTGCAGCATTAACTAAGTATATAAATAATAAGAACATGAAACTTTGGAAATATAGTGGGACATTTTTAACAGCGACAGGAATCATTCATACGATTTATGCACTATTTATCGGAAAAGATGCTTTTTCGGAAATGCTCAGAAATGGATTAGTAAATTCTATTGGGGAGAATTATAGTCAAGGTTTCGCCTTTTGGTTCTTGACCTGTGGAATAATACTTATCCTTTTGGGGCAAACACTTCAA
This sequence is a window from Bacteroides thetaiotaomicron VPI-5482. Protein-coding genes within it:
- a CDS encoding DUF6463 family protein, translated to MKLWKYSGTFLTATGIIHTIYALFIGKDAFSEMLRNGLVNSIGENYSQGFAFWFLTCGIILILLGQTLQYYIRKEQKPAPVFLGYSILLLTIIGCIIEPVSGFWLFLPQAIIIIYSNKK